Below is a window of bacterium DNA.
CGCCGCGGCCGGACCCGACGCCTCCGACAACGCCGACGGGGAGCGCCCGTCGTGAGCCTGCTCGGACCCGATCCGACCGATCCGGCCGGGCACCGGGGCCTGCTCATCACCTTCGAGGGACCGGAGGGCAGCGGCAAGACGACCCTGATCCGGGGCATCGCCGAGCGCATGGCCGCGCGCGGCGAGCAGCCCCTGGTGATCCGCGAGCCCGGCGGCACCGAGGTGGGCGAACGAATCCGGAACATTCTCCTGGATCCGGCGTCTGAGGGGATGTGCAGCGAGACGGAGCTGCTGCTCATGGTGGCCAGCCGCGCCCAGCTCATCCGCGAGAAGATCGTTCCGGCCCTGGCCGCGGGGATGATCATCCTCTGCGACCGCTTCGCCGACGCCTCGGTGGCCTACCAGGGCTTCGGGCGGGGCCTGGGCGAGGATCTGGTGCGGCGGCTGAACGACGTCGCCCTCGGCGATCTCGCCCCCGACCTGACGTTCCTCTGCCTGCTGCCGCCGGCCGAGGGGCAGGCCCGCCTGGCCGGTCGCGACAAGTCGGACCGGCTCGACCGGGAGAGTCTCGATTTCCATGAGCGGGTCCACGAGGGCTACCGGGCCATGGCGGAATCCGGGGAAATGCGTTTTAAAGTGATCGATGCGGCAGCTTCCCCCGCGGCCATGCTCGACGCCGCGCTGACGCATCTGAAGCGACTGGAACACGGCTTGCTGAAGTACCTCTGACCCGCGATGCCGCCCGACCGGCGCCGCTTCCGCACCAGCACAGAAGGACGGGACATGAAGAATCTCCGCACCCCGAAGTCCATGCGGCCCAACAATTCCGACCGGTTCCGGCGCTTTTTGCTGCTGACGGTGCTCGGTGCCCTGTTCCTCGCCGCGGTGGACGTTTCTGCCGCCGAGACGGCAAATCGCCGCAAGGAGTTCTACGACAACCTGAAGATCATGACCGAGGTCTACGAGCGGATCATGAACAACTACGTCGACGAGAAGGACCCGCACGAGATCATGCAGGCGGCCGTCGACGGGATGCTGATGGAACTCGACCAGCATTCCAACTACCTGTCCCCGAAGCACTACGAGGACCTCGTGATGAGCACCGAGGGCGAGTTCGGCGGCCTCGGCATCACCATCAACATCCGCGACCACTTCCCGACGGTCGTCTCGCCCATCGAGGGGACCCCGGCCTACTACATGGGCATCCAGGGCGGCGACCAGATCGTCGAGATCGAGGGCGAGAGCTGCCGGGATTTCACGAGCAACCAGGCCGTGAAGCTCCTGCGCGGCGAACCCGGCTCCCAGGTGAACATCACCATCCAGCGCCCCGGCACCGAGAAGCCGCTGCCCTTCACCATCACCCGCGACATCATCAAGATCGAGAGCGTGCCCTACGCGTTCATGATCGACGACATCGGCTACATCCGGATCGCCAACTTCGCGCGCACCACCAAGGACGAGGTGCGGGACAAGCTCGAGGAGCTCACGGCGGCCGGCATGAAGGGCCTCATCCTCGACCTGCGTTTCAACCCCGGCGGGCTGCTCGACGCGGCCCAGGGCGTCAGCGAGCTCTTCCTCGAGAAGGACGAACTGATCGTCTTCACCAAGGGCCGGCTGCGCAGCCAGAACCACAGCTTCTACAGCGAGACGCGCGGCAAGGTGTACGACGACGTGCCGACCATCGTCATGATCAACGGCTCGTCGGCCTCGGCCAGCGAGATCGTCTCGGCCGCGATCCAGGACCACGATGCGGGCCTGGTCGTGGGCCAGACCAGCTTCGGCAAGGGATCGGTGCAGACCGTGTTCCGCCTCGACGAGGACGAGGCCCTGAAGCTGACCACGGCACGCTACTACACGCCGAGTGGCCGCAGCATCCACAAGGAGCGGCCGCGTCTCACCTACAAGGAACTCGAGACCATGGTCAACGAGGGCGTCGGCCCCCACGACGAGCTCGAGGAGGATCCGGCCGAGAAGGAGAGCCGCTTCGGCCACGAGAAGTTCTACACCGACAGCGGCCGGGTCGTGTACGGCGGCGGCGGCATCAAGCCCGACATCGAGATCGAGCAGGACTTCCTCAGCGACTTCGAGGTGGCCGTCGAGCGTGACGGGGCCCTGTTCAGCTTCGCCGTGGACTACGTGGCCGGCCATCCGGACCTGCCCGAGGACTTCCAGGTCGACGACGAGGACTACCGCCAGTTCAAGGACTTCCTCAAGGGCCGCGAGAACATCGAGGAGTACCTCGGCGTGTTCGAACTGGCCTACAGCGACTCGCTGGTCGACGCCAACGCCGACTTCATCCGCCGCGGCATCCGGCGCGAGGTGGCCCGGCGGGAGCACGGTCCGACCGCCGCCTACAAGGTCGCCATCGAGGCCGACACCCAGCTGCACGAGGCGCTCGAACTGTTCCGCAAGGCCGCCACGCTGCCCGAGCTGCTGGCGGTGGCGCAGCAGTGGAACGAGGCCGAGCTGGCGCGGATCGCCGCCGAGGAGGCGGCTCCGAGCGAGCCCGTCAAGAACTAGCGGCCGGGGTCCGCCGGCGGTTGGGACCGGGCGGGCTTCGCACCTGACGAACGCAGAGGCCCGCGAACGTGCGGGCCTCTGCGTTCGTCGGTGAAGGCGCCCGCCCGGCCCCAACCGCCGGCGCACCCCACGACCCGGTCGACGTGGGCCTCGCTCGCTGCGCTTTGCTCGGCGCCCGTGGGGACATCGGGGGCGAAGAGGGAATGCGGCGGCCTCGCGGGGATGTGGTGGAGGGGGTGGGGGATCGCGTTCCTTGTCGTGGTCGACGCGGCCGTGGTGGCGCCGGTGACCGCCCAGGGACGCCGCCTGCGAGAGCACGGCGGGTCCGCCATCACCTTGCCGCATCCGGGCACCGAACAACGGCCTCACCCGCCGTCGAGCACCACGCCTCCGTCCTCTCCGCCTCCCCCCGTGCCCTCCCAGCGGAGTTCCCCTGCGACCGCCGTCGCTCCTCAAGGCACCAGCCCTCTCAACCCCCTCGAGAGCGTCGGCTGGGGCGGTGGGCTCCGGCGGGGCGCCTTCACCGAGGACGGGAAAGGGTCCGCATGTTCGCGGACCCTTTCCCGTCCTCAGGTGCGAAGCCCCGCCGGAGCCCACCGCCCCAGCCGACCCTCCTACGTCCTCTTGATGAGGGAGGAAGCCGCCGCCACCATCCCCCCCACATCGGACAGGTCGGAGGGGATGATCAGCGTGTTCCCTTCCTTGGCCAGCTTGCCGAACTCGCCGAGGTACTGCTCGGCCACGCGCAGGTTCACCGCCTCCTTGCCGCCGGGCTGCTCGATGGCCTCGGCGATCTTGCGGATGCCCTCGGCCGTGGCGATGGCCACGAGTTCGATCTCGCGCGCCCGGCCCTCGGCCTCGTTGATGCGCTTCATCTTCTCGCCCTCGGAGTAGGCGATGGCCTCCTGCTTGGTGCCCTCGGCCACGTTGATCTTGGCCTGGCGCACGCCCTCGGACTCGAAGATGGTGGCGCGCTTCTCGCGCTCGGCGCGCATCTGCTTCTCGAGGGCGTCGCGCACGGTCTGCGGCGGGTGGATGTTCTTGATCTCGTAGCGGGTGATCTTCACGCCCCACGGATCGGACGCCTTGTCCACGGCGGCGATGATGGCGTGGTTGATGGCCTCGCGCTCCTCGAAGGTCCGGTCGAGCTCGAGCTTGCCGATCTCCGAGCGCATGGTGGTCTGCGACAGCTGCGTCGAGGCGAAGAGGAAGTTCTCGATGCCGTAGCTGGCCTTCACCGCGTCGACGACCTGCAGGTACAGCACGCCGTCCACCTCGACGGCGATGTTGTCGCGCGTGATGCAGATCTGGGGCGGCACGTCGACCGCGACTTCCTTCAGGCTGTGCTTGTAGGCGACCCGGTCGAGGAACGGGGTCAGGATGTGGAAGCCGGCGTTGAGCGTCCGCGAGTACTTGCCCAGGCGCTCGACGATGTAGGCGCTCTTCTGGGGCACGATGCGGGCCGTGTTGATCAGGGTGATGATGACCAGCAGGGCGATGCCGGCTCCGAAGATGGTCCCGATTTGCATGGCGTTCCTCCGTTGGGCGTCAGGTGGCGATTGACGAGAACTCAGTCCTGCGGCCGGACCATCAGGGTGATCCCGTCGGTGCGGACGATGACGGCGGTCTGGCCGTCGACCAGGGCGTCGGCGCTGCGGGCCTTCCAGTTGGCGCCCTTGTATTCGACCTCGCCGCTGCCGCCGGCGGGGATGGCGCCGCGCACGACGACCTCGTGCCCGGCCAGGTCGTCGAGATTGGCGGCGGGGTCCTGGTCGGCGCCCACGTAGCCGAAGAAGCGGGTCCGGAAGCGCCGCCGCAGGATGACGAGCAGGACCACCGAGCTCACGGCGAAGGTGAGCATCTGGCTCGTCCAACCGGGCGTCAGGCCCAGCCACGACGTGAGGGCCGTGAGCCAGGCGCCGGCGCCGAAGAAGACGAGGATGATCCCCGGCAGCATGAACTCGCTGAGGATCAGCGCGAGTCCGGCGACGAACCAGATCAATTCGGGTGAGAAGGACATCGGGCCCTCCTTAGCGGGGTGATGAACGGGATCTCGCTCGATCTACACTTCGGTGAACGGGGTTATTCAACCAGAAAACCGGGTGGGGCACCAGAGCCGATCGGGGGCACGGCAAGGCCCCCGCCGCGAGGCGACGGGGGCCGGGAAGGACCGATGCGCCGGGGCTCAGGCCAGGGCCGGCTCCGGGGCGGCGGTGTGGGCGTCCAGGAGGTTCACCAGCTCCTTGAACTGGGGCTTGGTGATGTAGGCGTCGGCGCCCACCTCCTCGCACTTGCGCGCGATCTGCTCGTTGATCAGCGAGCTGAAGATGATGACCGGGATCTCGCGGGTGGCGGGGTCCGACTTGAGGGCCCGGCACAGGGCCAGCCCGTCCATGGCCGGCATCTCGATGTCGGTGATGAGCACGTCGATCCGTCCCGCGAGGGAGGCGCCGCCGGACTCCGTCCGCAGGGCGCTGATGGCGTCGAA
It encodes the following:
- a CDS encoding dTMP kinase, with amino-acid sequence MLGPDPTDPAGHRGLLITFEGPEGSGKTTLIRGIAERMAARGEQPLVIREPGGTEVGERIRNILLDPASEGMCSETELLLMVASRAQLIREKIVPALAAGMIILCDRFADASVAYQGFGRGLGEDLVRRLNDVALGDLAPDLTFLCLLPPAEGQARLAGRDKSDRLDRESLDFHERVHEGYRAMAESGEMRFKVIDAAASPAAMLDAALTHLKRLEHGLLKYL
- a CDS encoding S41 family peptidase; the protein is MKNLRTPKSMRPNNSDRFRRFLLLTVLGALFLAAVDVSAAETANRRKEFYDNLKIMTEVYERIMNNYVDEKDPHEIMQAAVDGMLMELDQHSNYLSPKHYEDLVMSTEGEFGGLGITINIRDHFPTVVSPIEGTPAYYMGIQGGDQIVEIEGESCRDFTSNQAVKLLRGEPGSQVNITIQRPGTEKPLPFTITRDIIKIESVPYAFMIDDIGYIRIANFARTTKDEVRDKLEELTAAGMKGLILDLRFNPGGLLDAAQGVSELFLEKDELIVFTKGRLRSQNHSFYSETRGKVYDDVPTIVMINGSSASASEIVSAAIQDHDAGLVVGQTSFGKGSVQTVFRLDEDEALKLTTARYYTPSGRSIHKERPRLTYKELETMVNEGVGPHDELEEDPAEKESRFGHEKFYTDSGRVVYGGGGIKPDIEIEQDFLSDFEVAVERDGALFSFAVDYVAGHPDLPEDFQVDDEDYRQFKDFLKGRENIEEYLGVFELAYSDSLVDANADFIRRGIRREVARREHGPTAAYKVAIEADTQLHEALELFRKAATLPELLAVAQQWNEAELARIAAEEAAPSEPVKN
- a CDS encoding paraslipin is translated as MQIGTIFGAGIALLVIITLINTARIVPQKSAYIVERLGKYSRTLNAGFHILTPFLDRVAYKHSLKEVAVDVPPQICITRDNIAVEVDGVLYLQVVDAVKASYGIENFLFASTQLSQTTMRSEIGKLELDRTFEEREAINHAIIAAVDKASDPWGVKITRYEIKNIHPPQTVRDALEKQMRAEREKRATIFESEGVRQAKINVAEGTKQEAIAYSEGEKMKRINEAEGRAREIELVAIATAEGIRKIAEAIEQPGGKEAVNLRVAEQYLGEFGKLAKEGNTLIIPSDLSDVGGMVAAASSLIKRT
- a CDS encoding NfeD family protein, whose product is MSFSPELIWFVAGLALILSEFMLPGIILVFFGAGAWLTALTSWLGLTPGWTSQMLTFAVSSVVLLVILRRRFRTRFFGYVGADQDPAANLDDLAGHEVVVRGAIPAGGSGEVEYKGANWKARSADALVDGQTAVIVRTDGITLMVRPQD